CTGCGCCCGGTCGACGAGTCCGAAGAGGGTTCCGGCCCTGGCGAACTCGTCCGGAAATGGGTGAAGAACCTCACCATCGCCGAGGGCACCCGCACCATCGACTTCCTGGTCAACCTCAATGCGGCCGTGCGCGCCGATGTCGGCTACAGCGTGCGGATGGAACCCGGTGTGCAGACCCCGGACCATACGCTGCGCACCGGGATCGGCTCATGCCGCGACTCGGCCTGGTTGCTGGTCTCCATCCTGCGCCAGCTCGGGTTGGCCGCGCGGTTCGTCTCGGGGTACCTGGTGCAGCTGGCCTCCGATGTCGAGGCCCTCGACGGCCCGTCGGGACCCGCGGCCGATTTCACCGACCTGCATGCCTGGACCGAGGTGTTCATCCCCGGTGCCGGGTGGATCGGATTGGACCCCACCTCGGCACTGTTCGCCGGGGAGGGCCACATCCCGCTGTCGGCCACCCCACACCCGGAATCGGCCGCGCCCATCACCGGGGCCATCGGGCCGGCCGAGGCCACCCTGGATTTCAGCAACGTGGTGACCCGCATCCACGAGGACCCCCGCGTCACTCTGCCCTATACCGAGCAGTCCTGGGCAGCCATAAACGCACTCGGCGAACAGGTCGACGCGCGGCTGGCGGCCGGTGATGTCCGGCTCACCGTCGGCGGTGAACCCACCTTCGTCTCGGTGGACAACCAGACCGATCCGGAGTGGACCACCGCCGCGGACGGGCCGCACAAGCGCGAGCGCGCGTCGGTGCTCGCCGAACGGTTGCGCCGGGTCTGGGCACCCAACGGACTGGTGCAACGCAGCCAGGGGAAGTGGTATCCGGGAGAGCCGTTGCCGCGCTGGCAGATCGGACTGCTGTGGCGCACCGACGGGGAACCGCTGTGGAACGACCCGGCCCTGCTGGCCGATCCGTGGGCCGACCCCAAGCCCGATCCGGCGCCCGAGGGGGCCGATGCCCAGCTGTTGGCCGCCGTCGCCGACGGGTTGACCCTGCCCGCCCGACAGGTGCGGCCCGCATACGAGGACCCGCTGAGCCGGCTCGCCGGCGCCGTCCGCCAACCCGCCGGTGACCCGGTCGAGGAAGCCGACGATCTTGCGAACGACGACCCGGCCCGCCGGGCTGCGCTGCTGGCCAGGCTCGACGAGCCCGTCGTCGAGCCGGCCGCCCACGTCCTGCCGTTGCACCGCCGAGCCGACGATTCCGGTTGGGCGAGTGCGGATTGGACCTTGCGGCGCGGCCGGATCGTTTTGCTGGAAGGTGATTCGCCCGCCGGTCTGCGGTTGCCGCTGAACTCGATCAGCTGGCGGCCCCCGCAGCCGACCTTCGCCACCGATCCGCTGGGCCCACGCGGCGGACTGGCCCGCGGGCCGGCCCGCCAGGCCCAAGCGCCGGTCGAGGACGCCGAGACCGCACCGCCGACGGCGCTGGTCGCCGAGATCCGCGACGGACTGCTGTACGTTTTCCTGCCGCCCACCGATGCCCTCGAGCATTTCGTCGACCTGGTCGCCCGGGTCGAGGCGGCGGCCGCGGCCATCGAGACCCCGGTGGTCATCGAGGGTTACGGGCCCCCCGACGACGGACGGCTGACGTCGATGTCGGTGACCCCGGACCCCGGTGTCATCGAAGTCAACGTCGCGCCGACACGCAGTTTCGCCGAACAGCGGGCACAACTGGAGACGCTCTACAACGAGGCGCGGCTGGCGCGGCTGTCCACCGAATCCTTCGACGTGGACGGCAGCCACGGCGGTACCGGCGGCGGGAACCACATCACCCTCGGCGGGGTCACGCCGGCGGACTCGCCGCTGCTGCGCAGGCCCGATCTGTTGGTCTCGCTGCTGACCTACTGGCAGCGTCACCCAGCGCTGTCGTATCTGTTCGCCGGGCGATTCATCGGCACCACCTCGCAGGCGCCGCGTGTCGACGAGGGCCGCAGCGAAGCGCTCTACGAACTGGAGATCG
This DNA window, taken from Mycolicibacterium neoaurum, encodes the following:
- a CDS encoding transglutaminase family protein — encoded protein: MGIKVALEHRTSYTFDRLVDIHPHVVRLRPAPHSRTPIEAYSLQVEPADHFINWQQDAFGNFLARLVFPDRARSLTITVGLIADLKVINPFDFFIEEWAEHFPFRYPKELLADLEPYLRPVDESEEGSGPGELVRKWVKNLTIAEGTRTIDFLVNLNAAVRADVGYSVRMEPGVQTPDHTLRTGIGSCRDSAWLLVSILRQLGLAARFVSGYLVQLASDVEALDGPSGPAADFTDLHAWTEVFIPGAGWIGLDPTSALFAGEGHIPLSATPHPESAAPITGAIGPAEATLDFSNVVTRIHEDPRVTLPYTEQSWAAINALGEQVDARLAAGDVRLTVGGEPTFVSVDNQTDPEWTTAADGPHKRERASVLAERLRRVWAPNGLVQRSQGKWYPGEPLPRWQIGLLWRTDGEPLWNDPALLADPWADPKPDPAPEGADAQLLAAVADGLTLPARQVRPAYEDPLSRLAGAVRQPAGDPVEEADDLANDDPARRAALLARLDEPVVEPAAHVLPLHRRADDSGWASADWTLRRGRIVLLEGDSPAGLRLPLNSISWRPPQPTFATDPLGPRGGLARGPARQAQAPVEDAETAPPTALVAEIRDGLLYVFLPPTDALEHFVDLVARVEAAAAAIETPVVIEGYGPPDDGRLTSMSVTPDPGVIEVNVAPTRSFAEQRAQLETLYNEARLARLSTESFDVDGSHGGTGGGNHITLGGVTPADSPLLRRPDLLVSLLTYWQRHPALSYLFAGRFIGTTSQAPRVDEGRSEALYELEIAFAEIDRLAQEGAAQAWVTDRALRHLLTDITGNTHRAEFCIDKLYSPDSPRGRLGLLELRGFEMPPHYQMAMVQSLLVRALVARFWDEPLRAPLIRHGANLHGRYLLPHFLIHDIADVAADLREHGIDFDTSWLDPFTEFRFPRIGTAVFDGVEIELRGAIEPWNVLGEESTAGGTARYVDSSVERVQVRLVGADRNRYIVTVNGHPVPLLATDKADIQVGGVRYRAWQPPSALHPTITVDGPLRFELVDAVSGVSRGGCTYHIAHPGGRSYERPPINAVEAESRRGRRFEATGFTPGRVDLAALREKQARQSTDMGAPGILDLRRVRTVLR